From the Saccharobesus litoralis genome, one window contains:
- a CDS encoding IS110 family RNA-guided transposase codes for MNTVLQDKDNANSNILYLAFELSAKSWKLGFSNKVKLRQKTIDAGDWNSLLAEIELAKEKLKCTPDCPVFSCYEAGRDGFWIHRALEKENITNYVIDSAAIEVNRRQRQVKSDGVDVKALNRLLIRYCSGDLTAMRPVRVPTIEQEDKRRLQRERGRLIEERGAHSTRIKSLLFLHGIRLANIKDLKTLLPKLKGAVTGYDIPVDTKNELQREYERYVMVDNQVKELEALQKERVTQAQDGSMEKQIEQMMQLKAVGWQTSWYLVAEFFSWRDFKNAKQVGSCAGLTPTPYDSGDSQREQGISKAGNKRVRKVMIEFAWLWLRYQKGSKLSQWFKERFDKGSKRMRRVGIVALARKLLVALWRYLEHGVIPEGAQLTEG; via the coding sequence ATGAATACTGTCCTTCAAGATAAAGATAACGCAAATTCAAATATTTTGTACCTTGCTTTTGAATTAAGTGCAAAAAGCTGGAAGCTAGGATTTAGTAATAAAGTTAAGCTCAGACAGAAAACGATTGATGCTGGTGATTGGAATAGCCTACTTGCAGAAATTGAACTGGCAAAAGAAAAACTAAAATGCACACCAGACTGTCCGGTTTTTAGCTGTTACGAAGCGGGTCGAGATGGGTTTTGGATACACAGAGCATTGGAAAAAGAAAATATCACCAATTATGTGATTGACTCAGCCGCTATTGAAGTGAATCGGCGTCAACGCCAAGTCAAAAGTGATGGTGTGGACGTAAAAGCCTTAAACAGACTACTCATTCGTTATTGTTCAGGTGATTTGACGGCAATGAGGCCTGTTAGAGTCCCGACTATTGAGCAAGAAGATAAACGACGATTACAACGCGAACGAGGGCGATTAATCGAAGAGCGAGGGGCGCATTCAACAAGGATAAAATCTTTACTTTTTCTGCATGGCATACGGCTAGCAAACATAAAAGATTTAAAAACATTACTGCCTAAACTTAAAGGCGCCGTCACGGGGTATGACATTCCAGTTGATACGAAGAACGAATTACAACGCGAATACGAGCGCTATGTCATGGTAGATAATCAAGTGAAAGAACTTGAAGCGTTACAAAAAGAGCGAGTTACCCAAGCCCAAGACGGCAGTATGGAAAAACAGATAGAGCAAATGATGCAACTCAAAGCCGTAGGATGGCAAACCAGTTGGTACTTAGTTGCAGAATTTTTTAGCTGGCGAGATTTCAAAAACGCTAAGCAAGTGGGGAGTTGTGCGGGATTAACTCCAACACCTTATGACAGCGGAGACAGCCAACGCGAACAGGGAATAAGTAAAGCAGGCAATAAGCGGGTGCGCAAGGTCATGATAGAGTTTGCTTGGCTGTGGTTACGTTACCAAAAAGGCAGCAAATTAAGTCAATGGTTTAAGGAGCGCTTTGACAAAGGCAGCAAGCGGATGCGAAGAGTGGGAATAGTCGCGCTCGCGAGAAAATTATTAGTGGCTCTGTGGCGTTACCTTGAGCATGGTGTTATTCCCGAGGGTGCACAATTAACGGAAGGTTAA
- the elbB gene encoding isoprenoid biosynthesis glyoxalase ElbB — protein sequence MTKNIAVVLSGCGYQDGAEIQESVLTLLAINQQGANYQCFAPDILQLKVVDHYRQQEVSESRNVLVEAARIARCDIKPLTEYSANDFDAIIFPGGFGAALNLSDFALQGPDSSVNADVSAAINNTYQAQKPIGALCIAPVLLAKLITGAKLTIGSDQATAQAIESLNCTHENTTHGEIVIDKENKLVTTPCYMLDANIGQIADGANKLVQAILDLA from the coding sequence ATGACTAAAAATATCGCAGTGGTTTTATCCGGTTGTGGCTACCAAGACGGAGCCGAGATCCAAGAGTCGGTACTCACTTTATTAGCCATTAACCAGCAAGGGGCAAACTACCAATGCTTTGCGCCGGATATACTTCAATTGAAAGTCGTCGATCACTATCGACAACAAGAAGTATCCGAATCACGTAACGTATTGGTTGAGGCTGCGCGCATAGCGCGTTGTGATATAAAACCTTTGACCGAGTACTCAGCTAACGACTTCGATGCGATTATCTTTCCTGGTGGGTTTGGTGCAGCGCTCAACCTATCTGATTTTGCCTTACAAGGTCCTGACAGCTCAGTTAATGCCGATGTAAGCGCAGCCATTAATAATACTTATCAGGCACAAAAGCCTATTGGCGCGTTATGTATCGCTCCTGTATTACTGGCTAAATTGATCACTGGAGCCAAATTAACCATAGGCAGTGATCAAGCAACGGCTCAGGCAATAGAAAGCCTTAACTGTACGCATGAAAATACAACACATGGCGAAATTGTGATTGATAAAGAAAACAAGCTTGTTACGACACCTTGCTACATGCTGGACGCCAATATAGGTCAAATCGCAGACGGTGCGAACAAATTAGTTCAAGCCATTTTAGATCTGGCTTAA
- a CDS encoding ShlB/FhaC/HecB family hemolysin secretion/activation protein, whose amino-acid sequence MAFTSNKNTQRKAKLNKLLCCLLVSSVLPSFFARAAAPPNAGDLLRDSQQAESQNQRQQSEQSAVVDKNLPRPLLSLPKGVSIAVKQFRITGNTHIATDKLLPLLAPWTNQKLDVDGLNQATGIITRYYQEQGYILTYAYLPQQKVSDGIIEIAVLEGKVGNVQLVTAEDVRLKNDVISGYVSDLTGKTDLNQAQVEERILLLNDIPGVVARAAFARGQRPGTADMIVTVAEDEPLTSRVTFNNHGSKSVGEHRLAARFHLKDVFGYGDNTLVNLQVAEKGQFVNGSVTTRIPYGKGANFDFSIGRLTYELGAPFDALGARGSAIFASTGLNLPLIRSTANNATLRVSYQYKTLQDIISLVSTSNKQSQQIGLGLTYTRQGNFWGGYYLYSRLDYAGGEIDPAPGDNDGIDTNQTYRHFHKLNADVSYRQRLNSNWFTNLRLFGQHAFDNLDSSEKFGMTGPYTMRSFKPGEASMDTAIIFTSELGYSWLMTGSILTLSAFHEVGEGGYFADPWQTPAHKTLVSNARILRGQGLSAKWQQGRDLMLDLSIGWHSNSSHEDVSVANNQVIVSDPLDQQRNPFVYFQLSSTF is encoded by the coding sequence ATGGCATTTACCTCAAACAAAAACACCCAACGAAAAGCCAAGTTAAATAAGCTGTTATGTTGTCTGCTTGTCAGCTCGGTTTTACCTAGTTTTTTTGCTCGCGCGGCGGCTCCGCCTAATGCCGGTGATCTGTTGCGTGATTCTCAGCAAGCTGAAAGTCAAAATCAGCGGCAACAATCTGAACAATCAGCTGTGGTTGACAAAAACCTACCTCGACCTTTGCTCTCCTTACCTAAAGGCGTTTCAATTGCTGTAAAACAATTTCGTATTACTGGCAACACTCACATTGCAACAGACAAATTGTTGCCCTTGTTAGCGCCATGGACTAATCAAAAATTAGATGTCGATGGCTTAAACCAAGCGACCGGTATTATTACCCGTTACTATCAAGAGCAAGGTTATATTTTAACCTATGCTTATTTGCCGCAGCAGAAAGTATCTGACGGTATTATCGAAATCGCTGTTTTAGAAGGTAAAGTGGGCAACGTCCAGTTAGTGACAGCGGAAGACGTACGCTTAAAAAATGACGTGATCAGTGGCTATGTCAGTGACTTAACGGGCAAAACCGATTTAAATCAAGCCCAAGTCGAAGAGCGCATTTTGCTGTTAAATGACATTCCTGGTGTTGTCGCGCGGGCGGCATTTGCTCGAGGTCAGCGTCCCGGTACAGCGGACATGATAGTGACGGTAGCTGAAGATGAACCACTAACGAGCCGTGTCACTTTTAATAACCATGGTAGTAAATCAGTTGGTGAACATAGGTTAGCTGCGCGTTTTCATTTAAAGGATGTATTCGGTTATGGTGATAATACTTTAGTAAACCTACAAGTGGCAGAAAAAGGCCAATTTGTAAATGGTTCGGTGACAACACGCATCCCCTATGGCAAGGGGGCTAATTTTGATTTTAGTATTGGTCGATTAACTTATGAGCTCGGGGCTCCGTTTGATGCATTGGGCGCGCGAGGTAGCGCAATATTTGCCAGTACAGGGTTGAACCTACCGCTTATCCGCTCTACTGCTAACAATGCCACTTTACGAGTGAGTTACCAATATAAAACCCTGCAAGATATTATCTCATTAGTCAGCACATCTAATAAGCAAAGCCAGCAAATTGGCCTGGGATTAACCTATACCCGACAAGGCAATTTTTGGGGCGGGTATTATTTATATTCGCGCTTAGATTACGCTGGCGGTGAAATAGACCCGGCACCGGGTGACAATGACGGGATCGATACTAATCAAACCTACAGGCATTTTCACAAACTTAATGCTGATGTTAGCTATCGCCAGCGTTTGAATAGTAACTGGTTTACTAACTTACGTTTATTTGGTCAGCACGCGTTTGATAATTTAGATAGCTCGGAAAAGTTTGGCATGACAGGCCCATACACCATGCGCTCATTCAAACCGGGTGAAGCTAGCATGGACACGGCGATTATTTTTACATCTGAGCTTGGGTATAGCTGGTTAATGACAGGTTCAATACTAACCTTGTCTGCTTTTCATGAAGTTGGCGAGGGGGGATATTTTGCTGATCCTTGGCAAACACCAGCTCACAAAACATTAGTAAGTAACGCGCGTATTCTACGCGGGCAAGGACTGAGTGCTAAATGGCAACAAGGCCGAGATTTGATGCTTGATTTGAGTATAGGTTGGCACAGTAATAGTTCTCATGAAGATGTATCCGTTGCCAATAATCAAGTCATTGTAAGTGATCCGCTCGATCAACAGCGCAATCCTTTTGTTTATTTTCAATTAAGTTCGACGTTTTAG
- the arsJ gene encoding organoarsenical effux MFS transporter ArsJ, with amino-acid sequence MLANLSQDIRQYLFITGNYWAFTLTDGALRMLVVLHFYELGYSALAIASLFLFYEFFGVVTNLLGGWLGARLGLNKTMNIGLGLQIVALSMLLVPADMLTVIWVMAAQAMSGIAKDLNKMSAKSAVKTLLPKDTGASEAESQLFKWIAILTGSKNTLKGVGFFMGGALLTWLGFTGAIAAMAIALALVFITSLMVLKKDLGKAKNKPKFKDLFSKSKAINMLSAARLFLFGARDIWFVIALPVFLASQLDWSHTAVGSFLALWVIAYGGVQAFAPSLTGKKSGQVPDGKSAFFWAALLTLSPALIALGLMAELSAVYIVIGGLLVFGVLFAINSSLHSYLIVSYASDDGVSLDVGFYYMANAMGRLIGTILSGWAFQIGGLTLCLWLSSGFLLAASIISLALPRHSTHSTQEL; translated from the coding sequence ATGCTAGCTAATCTTTCGCAAGATATTCGCCAATACCTGTTTATTACCGGTAATTATTGGGCTTTTACCTTAACTGACGGCGCATTGCGCATGTTGGTTGTTTTGCATTTTTACGAGCTAGGTTATAGCGCATTGGCAATCGCCAGCTTGTTTTTGTTTTATGAGTTTTTTGGGGTGGTGACTAATCTGCTAGGCGGTTGGCTGGGCGCGCGCTTGGGGCTTAATAAAACCATGAATATTGGCTTGGGTTTGCAAATTGTAGCTCTGTCTATGTTGCTGGTGCCTGCGGATATGTTAACTGTGATCTGGGTGATGGCTGCGCAAGCCATGTCGGGGATCGCTAAAGATTTAAATAAAATGAGCGCCAAAAGCGCGGTGAAAACCCTGCTCCCAAAAGATACTGGGGCTAGCGAAGCTGAAAGTCAGTTATTTAAATGGATTGCCATATTAACCGGCTCAAAAAACACCCTTAAAGGTGTTGGCTTTTTTATGGGTGGCGCTTTGCTAACTTGGTTAGGATTCACAGGCGCGATAGCCGCTATGGCTATCGCTTTAGCCTTAGTATTTATTACCAGCCTAATGGTTTTGAAAAAGGATTTAGGTAAAGCGAAAAACAAGCCTAAGTTCAAAGATCTGTTCTCTAAGAGTAAAGCCATTAATATGTTATCCGCCGCAAGACTGTTTTTATTTGGCGCGCGTGATATCTGGTTTGTGATCGCCCTGCCGGTATTTTTAGCCAGTCAATTGGACTGGTCTCATACTGCGGTTGGCAGCTTTTTAGCTTTATGGGTAATTGCTTATGGTGGTGTACAAGCTTTTGCGCCTAGCTTAACCGGCAAAAAATCAGGTCAAGTACCCGATGGCAAAAGTGCGTTTTTCTGGGCCGCGTTATTAACCTTATCACCAGCGTTAATCGCCTTAGGGTTAATGGCTGAGTTATCTGCTGTGTATATTGTGATTGGCGGTTTGCTGGTGTTTGGTGTGTTGTTTGCCATTAACTCATCTTTGCACAGTTATTTAATTGTCAGTTACGCCAGTGATGATGGCGTATCGTTAGACGTTGGCTTTTATTATATGGCGAATGCCATGGGGCGTTTAATTGGCACTATTTTATCTGGTTGGGCATTTCAGATTGGTGGTTTAACCTTATGTTTGTGGCTATCTAGTGGCTTTTTGCTGGCCGCGTCGATTATATCCTTGGCGTTGCCTAGACATTCGACTCACTCGACACAGGAATTATAG
- a CDS encoding ArsJ-associated glyceraldehyde-3-phosphate dehydrogenase encodes MTIKVGINGFGRMGRLTLRAAWQWEDVEFVQINDPAGNAETLAHLLNFDSVHGRWQHNAEFSAEEIIVGEQKIKCTQNKTIAETDWSGCDVVIEASGVMRKKELLQAYLDQGVKRVVVTAPVKEDGILNVVVGVNENLYDREQHRIVTAASCTTNCLAPVVKVIHENIGIKHGSMTTIHDITNTQTIIDAPHKDLRRARSCGSSLIPTTTGSATAITHIFPELKGKLNGHAVRVPLTNASLTDCVFEVERETTIEEVNALLKEAAEGELDGILGFETRPLVSIDYRTDPRSSIIDAPSTMVVNGTQVKLYVWYDNEWGYSNRTAELMRIVGQMDL; translated from the coding sequence ATGACAATTAAAGTGGGTATTAATGGTTTTGGTCGCATGGGGCGTTTAACACTTCGTGCGGCGTGGCAGTGGGAAGATGTCGAATTTGTGCAGATAAACGATCCCGCTGGTAATGCCGAAACTTTAGCTCACCTACTTAATTTTGATTCTGTTCATGGTCGTTGGCAGCACAATGCTGAATTTTCCGCTGAAGAAATTATTGTTGGTGAACAAAAGATTAAATGTACCCAAAACAAGACTATTGCTGAAACGGATTGGTCGGGCTGTGATGTGGTGATTGAAGCTTCAGGCGTTATGCGCAAAAAGGAACTGCTACAAGCTTATCTTGATCAAGGTGTTAAACGCGTAGTGGTGACAGCTCCGGTTAAAGAAGACGGGATTTTGAATGTTGTGGTTGGCGTTAATGAAAATCTATATGACAGAGAGCAGCATCGTATTGTCACTGCGGCATCTTGCACGACTAACTGCTTAGCACCAGTGGTTAAAGTGATCCACGAGAACATTGGTATTAAGCATGGTTCAATGACAACCATTCACGATATTACTAATACGCAAACCATTATTGATGCGCCGCATAAAGATTTACGTCGTGCACGCTCATGCGGTTCAAGTTTAATTCCAACCACAACAGGTTCTGCTACGGCGATCACCCATATTTTTCCTGAACTAAAAGGCAAGTTAAATGGCCATGCGGTGCGTGTTCCTTTAACCAATGCTTCATTAACCGATTGTGTATTTGAAGTTGAACGTGAAACGACAATTGAAGAAGTAAACGCGTTATTAAAAGAGGCTGCAGAAGGAGAGTTAGACGGTATTCTGGGTTTTGAAACCCGACCTTTAGTGTCTATTGATTATCGTACTGATCCACGTTCAAGCATTATCGATGCACCTTCGACTATGGTGGTCAATGGCACTCAAGTTAAATTATACGTTTGGTATGACAATGAGTGGGGTTATTCAAACCGTACGGCAGAGCTCATGCGTATTGTCGGCCAGATGGATCTGTAG